The following coding sequences lie in one Hippoglossus hippoglossus isolate fHipHip1 chromosome 14, fHipHip1.pri, whole genome shotgun sequence genomic window:
- the zar1l gene encoding ZAR1-like protein, translated as MEGFLTTLPPFSHCGVPGCVLPAPGSTWGKRGGRFMTPHDLDYLERCRASLSQVGPGAMPDPLLRWANTNECGVQVNNKVDKTVQCSLGPKTLLGLASEPPGASKFAQIPVPELGPARRWQYDTPPRFLRPVSVYSPGFDPRLFTMEARDDDRSAGEAEAAEHYESYWEGEAYHSSEDTGNNLTTSFRRFPKGAISQFLEQRYGFFHCKKCNIRWESAYVWCISGTRKVYYKQLCRKCQVGINPYKVEPIICKACGLTSCCCDKKHRHVNMNRPHRQDLCCRCRGMRLPCDSTYSFKYTF; from the exons ATGGAGGGCTTCCTCACCACGTTGCCACCCTTCAGCCACTGCGGGGTCCCGGGCTGCGTTCTGCCGGCCCCGGGCAGCACCTGGGGGAAGCGGGGCGGCCGTTTCATGACCCCGCACGACCTGGACTACCTCGAGCGCTGCAGGGCCAGCCTGTCCCAGGTGGGCCCCGGAGCTATGCCCGACCCGCTGCTACGCTGGGCCAACACCAACGAGTGCGGGGTGCAGGTGAACAACAAGGTGGATAAAACCGTGCAGTGCTCGCTGGGTCCCAAGACGCTGCTGGGCCTGGCGAGCGAACCACCCGGGGCCTCGAAGTTCGCCCAAATCCCGGTTCCGGAGCTCGGCCCCGCCCGGAGGTGGCAGTACGACACGCCGCCGCGCTTCCTCAGGCCCGTGTCCGTCTACTCGCCGGGGTTTGACCCCAGGTTGTTCACGATGGAAGCCAGAGACGACGACAGGAGTGCGGGAGAAGCCGAGGCCGCCGAGCACTACGAGTCGTACTGGGAGGGAGAGGCGTACCACAGCAGCGAGGACACTGGGAATAACTTGACGACAAGTTTCAGACGGTTCCCAAAGGGCGCCATTTCCCAG ttCCTGGAGCAGAGGTACGGCTTTTTCCACTGCAAGAAGTGCAACATCCGGTGGGAGAGTGCTTATGTATGGTGCATCTCTGGAACCAGGAAG GTGTACTACAAGCAGCTCTGCCGGAAGTGTCAGGTGGGGATAAACCCCTACAAAGTGGAGCCCATCATCTGCAAG GCCTGTGGtctgacttcctgctgctgtgacaagAAGCACAGACACGTCAACATGAACAGACCTCACCGTCAGGACCTGTGCTGTCGCTGCAGGGGCATGAGGCTGCCCTGCGACTCCACCTACAGCTTCAAGTACACCTTCTGA